One genomic region from Jilunia laotingensis encodes:
- a CDS encoding RagB/SusD family nutrient uptake outer membrane protein, with protein MKKLNIIYLLLTLIVFGSCLDEDPKYTTNSKVVYSSEQSAQMALNGIYGLMAVQGSFAQLLPEINTEASGLCWTSYNLSDNRCQYTRGVIPVDNEFNDLVWGALYQAIANCNIFIKACEDGESGEWSTKANMIAQAKFMRGVCYYALYSFYGGVPLRLEPSNRENLAMVRGTRQQVIDQIVKDWTEAAGDLDETSELASSKPTAPSKYSAYAYLTKLYWVMGCNAWAAESGDYWASNTLKNSWPEMQSSKTYFDKAKEYGELVLTKGGFDLEPDFNTLYNGTRLNFSKEFVFVVDATKNTTENVGYNSLHWTFSPQNCSQGETWGRSQPNKSFYDWAHGTYQDDPRLKVTFISKWIKYVNKQPSDEMMIAYPYVGKTINDTTWVDSIVKPGRPPIKVPVVTTRKVLVDSIDYVKGNYEDPTNPKVEELDSLLRVTYCQTKGPSDWNINDWPYFGKYMTNDCSGRYANNNLYVYRYADFLLLMADVENELGDKGTAISLVNRVLQRARNSAKPASVYPKDLPATMSQEEVREYIFNERLFELAAEFDGFTDTRRRGIEWRKKLLERNNNHHITAACYQYGLDNEYAAPWREYWYPTDDGKEDWNTYLVRNQLIPIPRIEMTTNDKITMEDQNPGYANID; from the coding sequence ATGAAAAAATTAAATATAATTTATTTACTTCTAACACTGATTGTGTTCGGTTCTTGCTTGGATGAAGATCCGAAGTACACTACCAATTCGAAGGTGGTGTATAGCAGTGAACAATCAGCGCAGATGGCTTTGAACGGGATATATGGTCTGATGGCTGTACAAGGTTCTTTTGCGCAATTACTGCCTGAAATTAATACCGAAGCATCGGGATTGTGCTGGACATCTTATAATTTATCGGATAATCGCTGTCAGTATACTCGCGGAGTCATTCCAGTGGATAATGAGTTCAATGACTTGGTATGGGGGGCCCTTTATCAGGCAATTGCCAACTGCAATATTTTTATTAAAGCATGTGAAGATGGAGAGAGTGGTGAATGGAGTACGAAAGCTAATATGATAGCCCAAGCTAAATTTATGCGCGGTGTTTGTTATTATGCTCTTTATTCTTTCTATGGTGGAGTACCCTTGCGCTTGGAACCATCCAACCGAGAGAATCTGGCTATGGTTCGTGGCACTCGCCAACAGGTGATTGACCAGATTGTGAAAGACTGGACGGAAGCGGCTGGAGATCTTGACGAAACTTCCGAATTGGCGAGTAGCAAACCGACTGCACCCAGCAAATATTCGGCTTATGCTTATTTGACAAAACTCTATTGGGTGATGGGGTGTAATGCATGGGCTGCTGAAAGTGGCGATTATTGGGCTTCTAACACTCTAAAAAATAGTTGGCCGGAAATGCAGTCAAGTAAGACCTATTTCGATAAGGCCAAAGAATACGGAGAATTGGTTTTAACGAAAGGTGGTTTTGATCTTGAACCCGATTTCAATACTTTGTATAATGGGACACGACTTAACTTCTCAAAAGAGTTTGTTTTCGTAGTCGATGCAACTAAAAATACGACAGAGAATGTCGGATATAACTCTTTGCATTGGACATTTTCTCCACAAAACTGTTCACAAGGTGAAACTTGGGGACGTTCACAACCTAATAAATCTTTCTACGACTGGGCGCATGGTACTTATCAGGATGACCCTCGCCTGAAAGTGACATTTATATCTAAATGGATTAAATATGTAAACAAACAACCTTCGGATGAGATGATGATTGCCTATCCGTATGTAGGAAAAACAATTAATGATACGACATGGGTAGATTCTATAGTAAAACCGGGAAGACCGCCTATTAAAGTGCCGGTAGTTACTACCAGAAAAGTTTTGGTCGATTCCATAGATTATGTGAAGGGAAATTATGAAGATCCTACCAATCCTAAAGTTGAAGAATTAGACTCTTTGTTGCGTGTAACTTATTGCCAGACGAAAGGGCCGTCTGACTGGAATATTAATGATTGGCCTTATTTTGGTAAATACATGACGAATGATTGTTCCGGGCGTTATGCAAATAATAATCTGTATGTATATCGTTATGCTGATTTCTTGTTGTTGATGGCGGATGTTGAAAATGAATTAGGTGACAAGGGTACCGCTATTTCCTTAGTGAACAGAGTTCTTCAGCGTGCCCGTAATTCAGCTAAACCTGCATCTGTTTATCCGAAAGATTTGCCGGCTACAATGAGTCAGGAGGAAGTTAGAGAGTACATCTTCAATGAACGTCTGTTTGAATTGGCTGCTGAATTCGATGGATTTACTGATACGAGACGCAGAGGGATAGAATGGCGTAAGAAATTGCTGGAACGTAACAATAATCATCATATTACGGCCGCATGTTATCAATATGGATTGGATAATGAATACGCAGCACCTTGGCGTGAATATTGGTATCCGACAGATGATGGTAAGGAGGATTGGAATACCTATCTCGTACGAAACCAGTTGATTCCTATTCCTCGTATAGAAATGACCACGAATGATAAGATTACTATGGAGGATCAGAATCCTGGGTATGCCAATATCGATTAA
- a CDS encoding SusC/RagA family TonB-linked outer membrane protein, whose amino-acid sequence MEKKTKMRVWAFFCMLLFPALTFAQIMVKGTIKGEDGYGMPGANVSVKGETTGTIADLDGNYSISVPSEKSVLVFSFIGMAKQEITVGKQRVIDVVLKDDSEMLDEVVVVGYGTMKKRDLTGAVSSYRPDDKEAGKIASIDNMLQGKIAGLSVGASVDAPGAASSVTIRGANSLRGDNQPLYVIDNIPQASAGEFANSGNDGTFTIATNALSSLNPADIESIEVLKDASATAIYGSRGANGVILITTKKGKSGKASVSVSANFTVANAAKLLDMMDLNQYAQYRLVYGGGYMKDENGAWNTWKQNDKTGEMEWNDKFQFFIQDGGVYRKNGENSKLKEKWTLLSPIDWQKEIYSSALSQNYSITVNGGSDKTTYFASASYKDIEGLVKGTGLKQGDFRLNLNSELSKTVKLAISLNGSIKENDMMSGGNTTGGATGSISNVALYSAPYVKSEEEMELTTPNLADRATVWTWVDDYDDKTTEKTFRGSLDLTWNIFKFLSYNLRAGGNIAIQDRDRWFNITLYTGSTQNGYITQSDFNRSNYSVENVLQFNHSVKNILDINATAGVTYDDYRSLNTLVVGNDFQIYDFRSNGMHMAGNVEYKQPIQRDYQLLSALARVNLSFLEGRYLVTASIRGDGSSKFKKGNRWAYFPAATIAWRLEQEQFMKGIEWLDQLKLRAGYGETGSQSIDPYSTFSSYGTQFTNTPQGAEKPAQGATGDGNKLIGLVVDKMENDALKWERTVSYNVGVDFSFFKDRLGGTVDLYTKKTKDLLIQRELPPSTGYKSMTINQGSLRNKGIEVSLHGDIIRTKDFTWSLSGNIAFNDPKILDFGLPEEEWGTGQFWKAYMGNSIGDHFGSANIFIAGKAPGLFYGYQTDGIIQENDPYIDDINATKSIGTVKPGNLKFVDQNGDGAIDEKDRVILGNPNPDFTYGFQTNFSWKDLSFSMAFTGVHGNDILNTNARYFILPSNSTSMVYKSSFEKMWRVDNPWIGEYRGNEMPSPSSVTPKVVMDKYIEDGSYLRCSDITLGYNLPKNLVSKIGFRNIGVYASVKNAFLITGYSGYDPEVNSFAFDGTRPGIDMSSYPHTRSYIFGINVSF is encoded by the coding sequence ATGGAAAAGAAGACAAAAATGCGTGTCTGGGCATTCTTCTGTATGCTACTTTTTCCTGCTTTGACTTTTGCCCAAATAATGGTCAAAGGTACAATTAAAGGGGAAGATGGCTATGGAATGCCGGGAGCTAACGTTTCGGTAAAAGGTGAAACAACGGGGACTATTGCCGATTTAGATGGCAACTACAGTATCTCGGTACCTTCTGAGAAATCTGTACTGGTTTTTAGTTTCATCGGTATGGCTAAACAGGAGATAACGGTTGGCAAACAACGGGTTATCGATGTAGTGTTGAAAGATGATTCTGAAATGCTGGACGAAGTAGTTGTGGTAGGTTACGGTACGATGAAAAAAAGAGATCTGACGGGAGCTGTTTCTTCTTATCGTCCTGATGACAAGGAAGCAGGAAAAATAGCTTCCATCGATAATATGTTGCAAGGTAAGATTGCCGGGCTTTCGGTAGGTGCTTCAGTTGATGCACCGGGTGCAGCTTCTTCTGTGACTATTCGTGGTGCAAACTCTTTGCGTGGTGATAACCAACCGTTGTATGTCATTGATAATATCCCTCAAGCATCTGCCGGTGAGTTTGCAAATTCCGGTAATGATGGTACGTTCACAATTGCCACAAATGCGTTGAGTTCATTGAATCCCGCTGATATTGAAAGTATAGAAGTTTTGAAAGATGCTTCAGCTACTGCAATTTATGGTTCTCGTGGAGCAAATGGTGTGATTTTGATTACTACTAAAAAGGGAAAGTCCGGTAAGGCTTCTGTTAGTGTTTCCGCCAACTTCACAGTGGCTAATGCTGCTAAATTATTGGACATGATGGATCTGAATCAATATGCACAATATCGTTTAGTATATGGTGGCGGTTATATGAAAGATGAAAATGGTGCGTGGAATACATGGAAGCAGAACGATAAGACTGGAGAGATGGAATGGAATGATAAATTTCAATTCTTCATTCAGGATGGTGGTGTGTATAGAAAAAATGGTGAAAACTCTAAGTTAAAAGAGAAGTGGACTTTACTGAGTCCTATTGATTGGCAGAAAGAGATATATAGCAGTGCTTTGTCTCAAAACTATTCGATCACTGTAAACGGAGGCTCTGATAAAACTACTTATTTTGCTTCTGCTTCTTACAAAGATATAGAAGGATTGGTGAAAGGCACCGGATTGAAACAAGGTGACTTCCGTTTGAATCTGAATTCCGAACTTTCCAAAACGGTAAAATTGGCCATCTCTTTGAATGGTTCTATTAAAGAGAATGACATGATGTCCGGTGGTAATACTACAGGAGGAGCAACTGGGTCCATATCTAATGTTGCTTTGTATAGTGCCCCTTATGTGAAATCGGAAGAAGAAATGGAGCTGACTACTCCTAATTTGGCAGACCGTGCCACTGTTTGGACATGGGTAGATGATTATGATGATAAAACAACAGAAAAAACGTTCCGTGGGTCGTTGGATCTGACATGGAATATTTTTAAGTTTCTCTCCTATAACCTTCGTGCCGGTGGTAATATTGCTATCCAAGATCGTGACCGTTGGTTTAATATCACATTGTATACTGGTTCTACCCAGAACGGGTACATTACTCAATCGGATTTTAACCGTAGTAACTACTCGGTGGAAAATGTACTGCAGTTTAATCACTCTGTGAAGAATATATTGGATATTAATGCAACAGCCGGTGTTACTTATGATGATTATCGTTCTTTAAATACTTTGGTGGTTGGTAATGATTTTCAGATTTATGATTTCCGTTCCAATGGTATGCACATGGCCGGTAATGTGGAATATAAACAACCGATACAACGTGATTATCAGTTGCTTTCCGCTTTGGCTCGTGTTAACTTAAGCTTTCTGGAAGGAAGATATTTAGTGACTGCTTCTATTCGTGGAGATGGTTCCAGTAAATTTAAAAAGGGAAATCGTTGGGCTTACTTCCCGGCAGCTACTATTGCTTGGCGTCTGGAACAGGAACAGTTTATGAAAGGTATTGAATGGCTCGATCAGTTGAAGCTACGTGCCGGATATGGTGAAACGGGTTCACAATCTATTGATCCGTATAGCACTTTCTCCAGTTATGGAACTCAATTTACGAATACTCCTCAAGGTGCTGAAAAACCGGCACAGGGAGCTACCGGAGACGGAAATAAGTTGATTGGCCTTGTTGTCGACAAAATGGAAAATGATGCTTTGAAATGGGAACGTACCGTTTCATACAATGTGGGAGTCGATTTTTCTTTTTTCAAAGATCGCCTTGGAGGTACGGTTGACCTTTATACAAAGAAGACCAAGGATTTGTTGATCCAGCGGGAACTTCCACCTTCAACGGGTTATAAGTCGATGACAATCAATCAAGGTAGCTTGCGTAATAAAGGTATCGAAGTCAGTTTGCATGGAGATATTATCCGTACTAAAGATTTCACCTGGTCGCTTTCAGGTAATATTGCTTTCAATGATCCTAAGATTTTGGATTTCGGACTACCTGAAGAGGAATGGGGAACTGGACAATTCTGGAAAGCTTATATGGGTAACTCCATTGGAGACCATTTTGGATCTGCTAATATTTTCATTGCAGGAAAGGCTCCGGGCTTATTCTATGGTTATCAAACGGATGGTATTATTCAAGAAAATGATCCTTATATTGATGACATAAATGCAACAAAATCGATCGGAACCGTAAAACCTGGAAACTTAAAGTTTGTAGATCAGAATGGAGACGGTGCTATTGATGAAAAAGACCGCGTGATTTTGGGTAATCCGAATCCTGACTTTACTTATGGATTCCAGACTAATTTTTCTTGGAAAGATTTATCTTTTTCTATGGCATTTACCGGTGTGCATGGCAATGATATTCTTAATACGAATGCACGTTATTTTATCTTGCCATCTAATTCTACCAGTATGGTTTACAAAAGCTCATTTGAGAAAATGTGGAGAGTGGACAATCCTTGGATTGGAGAATATAGGGGCAATGAAATGCCTTCACCAAGTTCGGTTACTCCTAAAGTAGTGATGGATAAATATATAGAAGACGGAAGCTACCTTCGTTGTTCGGATATTACACTGGGATATAATCTACCGAAGAATCTGGTATCAAAAATCGGGTTTAGGAACATAGGTGTATATGCATCGGTAAAAAATGCATTCCTGATTACCGGTTATTCCGGTTATGATCCTGAAGTGAATAGTTTTGCTTTTGACGGAACTCGTCCAGGCATCGATATGAGTTCTTATCCACATACCCGTTCCTATATTTTTGGTATTAATGTTTCATTCTAA
- a CDS encoding LamG-like jellyroll fold domain-containing protein — MVLKKVMLACLIGCSLNSFAQTVNYAISNDGAGYVKTSVIQELNGFSEATVQMWIKPTTWVNGAQLFNLDNFSLELGDNQSLVIKSGSASVTCSAGIALNAWAQITVVYNNGDVKCYINNEPKDVTGSLSATLPNAINPCYIGKNFKGEIDEIRVWKKALEQTDFYWNNTLNKFNPNYDNLVSYWKCDQDQCENLVDYRFAHHGIFDGGVRRVAVEDNAVMRYRVVTGYTNLMRFTDRPNINKDMFLMTNDLILLSAKVQKDGSLFPEYPDNSGVPTNVSYLEEFGGHKGVMAFHGTGSKLVSEDGRAPFDPTARFGYGTPNNATVAGWVYIDNWVENAEIFSNYADADNCLVLKLGKEADKEIVVDFCGTIGTLKNQVEVGKWHYISVTFKPSVGEITGRRFNPIYISVDYKLHDRISTKTVEISGKDMTITAVPALQNSTIVLGNNFDGKLDEVMVWGTDRSGSAQSDAENGYQWNVGNWNNIFLNAYWKGDDPDNIGKDSQSYVGMIEFIRNYYAGHRGMKIRMGIIYPDGENWKYGVLNKEEYVNNLINDSKKLLEKCDGLDVDLEWMYSSSDWTIYNKVVKRLIDEVMAGKNKTFTCSLHKVSYNGFSKDLMKDVDYFTFQLYGPNKETYYWDYYPEAYNWFTGYGFPNDKILLSYGILLVNNGEEGYKDLFEKYGMDDSNFDPDRNSWDCSGTTKYFNGVNQTKRKQEFIIEKDCRGTMYFDMGNDQPVSDYKSLIRAQNDILASNVDTLITKVNLNPSSIEKIEKADRNELFSFYVNPANELVLTLFSEENAGKATSEICAMDGKVLMHNHLDTQLNVIPLSKLSKGIYLIQVYTDKANYTKKLHVN, encoded by the coding sequence ATGGTATTGAAGAAAGTAATGCTGGCATGCCTGATAGGATGCTCGTTAAACTCCTTTGCACAAACAGTCAATTATGCTATCAGTAATGATGGTGCAGGCTATGTAAAAACATCAGTGATTCAAGAATTGAATGGCTTTTCTGAAGCTACCGTTCAAATGTGGATAAAACCAACTACTTGGGTAAATGGCGCTCAATTGTTTAATCTGGATAATTTTAGTTTGGAATTGGGTGACAATCAATCGTTGGTTATAAAATCCGGTTCTGCTTCAGTAACATGTTCAGCAGGGATTGCTCTGAACGCTTGGGCGCAAATAACGGTGGTTTATAATAATGGTGATGTAAAATGCTATATAAATAATGAACCGAAAGATGTGACCGGCTCTCTTTCTGCCACATTGCCCAATGCCATAAATCCTTGTTATATCGGAAAGAATTTCAAGGGAGAAATTGATGAAATCCGTGTATGGAAAAAGGCATTAGAACAGACTGATTTTTATTGGAATAACACACTGAACAAGTTTAATCCAAATTATGATAACTTGGTTTCTTACTGGAAATGCGATCAGGACCAATGTGAGAATTTAGTTGATTATCGTTTTGCACATCATGGTATATTTGATGGCGGAGTGCGTCGGGTAGCCGTAGAAGATAATGCTGTTATGCGTTACCGGGTTGTCACAGGATATACCAACTTGATGCGTTTCACGGACCGTCCGAATATCAACAAGGATATGTTTCTGATGACTAATGATTTGATATTGCTTTCTGCCAAAGTTCAAAAAGATGGTAGCTTATTTCCCGAATATCCTGATAATTCAGGTGTTCCAACCAACGTTTCTTATCTTGAAGAATTTGGCGGTCATAAAGGTGTAATGGCTTTTCACGGAACTGGTTCTAAATTGGTTTCGGAAGATGGTAGAGCGCCATTCGATCCGACAGCACGTTTTGGATATGGAACTCCTAATAACGCAACGGTCGCAGGTTGGGTGTATATCGATAACTGGGTTGAAAATGCAGAAATTTTCTCTAATTATGCAGATGCAGATAATTGCTTAGTTCTGAAATTAGGAAAAGAAGCTGATAAAGAGATTGTCGTAGATTTTTGTGGAACAATCGGAACTCTTAAAAATCAGGTTGAAGTAGGAAAATGGCATTATATAAGTGTCACTTTTAAACCTTCCGTTGGTGAGATCACAGGACGTCGTTTCAATCCTATTTATATTAGTGTGGATTATAAATTGCATGATAGAATCTCCACAAAGACAGTTGAAATTAGTGGTAAAGATATGACTATTACTGCTGTTCCGGCTTTGCAGAACAGTACTATTGTTTTAGGTAATAATTTTGATGGGAAACTTGATGAAGTAATGGTTTGGGGGACAGACCGTTCGGGATCTGCGCAAAGCGATGCGGAAAATGGCTATCAATGGAATGTAGGTAACTGGAATAATATTTTTCTAAATGCTTACTGGAAAGGAGATGATCCGGATAATATCGGTAAAGATTCTCAGAGCTACGTAGGAATGATTGAATTCATTCGCAATTATTATGCCGGACATCGCGGTATGAAGATACGTATGGGTATTATCTATCCGGACGGTGAAAACTGGAAATACGGTGTATTGAATAAAGAAGAATATGTTAATAATCTGATTAATGATTCAAAGAAATTGCTTGAGAAATGCGATGGTTTGGATGTCGATTTGGAGTGGATGTATAGTTCTTCAGATTGGACGATATATAATAAAGTAGTAAAACGTCTTATTGATGAAGTGATGGCCGGGAAAAATAAGACATTCACCTGTTCATTGCATAAAGTTTCATATAATGGTTTCTCTAAAGACTTGATGAAGGATGTTGATTATTTTACTTTCCAGTTGTATGGCCCTAATAAAGAGACTTATTACTGGGACTATTATCCGGAAGCTTATAATTGGTTTACCGGTTATGGATTCCCGAACGATAAAATACTTTTGTCATATGGTATTTTGTTGGTGAATAACGGTGAAGAGGGATACAAAGATTTGTTTGAAAAGTATGGAATGGATGACAGTAATTTCGATCCCGACAGGAATTCATGGGATTGTAGCGGAACTACCAAATATTTTAATGGTGTGAATCAGACGAAACGCAAACAAGAATTTATTATAGAAAAGGATTGTCGCGGAACCATGTATTTCGACATGGGTAATGACCAGCCTGTCAGTGATTATAAGAGCCTTATCCGCGCTCAGAATGATATTTTGGCATCCAATGTGGATACATTGATAACTAAAGTAAATTTAAATCCTTCCAGTATAGAAAAAATAGAAAAAGCTGATCGGAATGAACTATTTTCATTTTATGTTAATCCGGCTAACGAACTTGTATTGACTCTGTTTAGTGAAGAAAATGCGGGGAAAGCTACTTCTGAAATCTGTGCAATGGATGGAAAGGTATTGATGCATAATCATTTGGATACTCAATTGAATGTGATTCCATTGTCAAAATTAAGCAAAGGAATTTATCTGATACAAGTGTATACGGATAAAGCAAATTACACCAAAAAATTACATGTTAATTAA
- a CDS encoding beta-N-acetylhexosaminidase has product MKIHINTLVLFLLCCLVGGCTDNNTRSVVVPVIPIPQKSEISQGIFSFSTATKLYKDKEFSDAVVTQFADKFSKSAGLVLQRVNESSEADIVFSIDSDIPTEAYKLSIVSDKINVIASDDRGLFYAIQTINQLLPPEIDSPQLVKNIKWTIPTLEIEDKPRFEYRGLMLDVSRYFVPKETVLKIINAAAMLKINKLHFHLVDDQGWRLEIKKYPKLTEVGAWRVYRDEPFPLRKNPTGPGEATPVGGYYTQEDIKEIVAFAADRQVEVIPEIEMPAHTNSSLAAYPQFACSVIDHYIAVLPGMGGRNSNVVYCAGNDSVYTFLEDVTDEVMSLFPSKYIHIGGDEANKESWKKCPKCQRRMRAEGYTDEEDLQGYFMNRICKYIQGKGRQVIGWDEWTNSWVPDDAVIFGWQGLGEAGYKAAQQGHRFVMTPSNILYLNYYQGPQWFEPRTYFGNNTLKNVYDYEPVQPEWDKASAEKLMGVQGSMWAEFMDSPKSVEYMVFPRIAALADIAWAQKDIKDWQGFLNRLDVLCRHWEYMNINYSHSMYNLDHLVRPEQGKLKVALSCIRPDVEIRYTMDDADPTSSSVLYKDSVMITGENTIRAAAFKDGERVGEVLTLNLEWNKATAKKVINDNPNVYMLTNGVEGTDKHTDFEWCGWYDQDVSFVLDLGQKEDFNKIEIGHVVNYGMGVHYPASITVLVSDDNVDFHEIGKKEYSRDEIYKYGIFRDKIGFEQLNAAGRFIRFDIESPGKTPDFHHRAGQGAWLYFDEIKVF; this is encoded by the coding sequence ATGAAGATACATATCAATACACTCGTTTTATTTTTATTATGCTGTTTAGTCGGAGGATGTACGGACAATAATACCCGATCTGTTGTTGTTCCGGTTATTCCGATACCTCAAAAGAGTGAAATAAGCCAAGGAATATTTAGCTTTTCTACGGCTACTAAGCTCTATAAGGACAAAGAATTTTCGGATGCCGTGGTTACCCAGTTTGCAGATAAGTTCAGCAAATCGGCAGGTTTGGTATTGCAAAGGGTAAATGAATCGTCCGAAGCTGATATTGTATTTTCAATTGATTCCGATATCCCTACCGAAGCTTATAAATTATCGATAGTTTCGGATAAAATCAATGTGATTGCATCGGATGACAGAGGTCTTTTTTATGCAATACAGACTATAAATCAATTATTACCTCCTGAGATTGACTCCCCTCAATTGGTGAAAAATATAAAGTGGACGATTCCCACATTAGAAATTGAAGATAAGCCACGTTTTGAATATCGTGGATTGATGTTAGACGTATCGCGTTATTTCGTGCCCAAAGAAACGGTACTGAAAATTATAAATGCAGCAGCGATGCTAAAAATAAATAAGTTACATTTTCATCTGGTAGATGATCAAGGATGGCGTTTGGAGATAAAAAAATATCCTAAACTGACAGAAGTGGGTGCTTGGAGAGTTTATCGTGACGAGCCATTCCCTTTACGTAAAAATCCCACGGGGCCTGGTGAGGCTACACCTGTAGGTGGATATTATACTCAGGAGGATATTAAAGAAATCGTAGCTTTTGCCGCTGACAGGCAGGTTGAAGTTATACCTGAGATAGAAATGCCGGCACATACCAATTCTTCTTTGGCAGCATATCCTCAGTTTGCTTGTTCTGTCATCGACCATTACATAGCAGTTTTGCCCGGAATGGGAGGACGTAATTCAAATGTAGTTTATTGTGCAGGTAATGATAGTGTCTATACCTTTTTAGAAGATGTTACGGATGAGGTGATGAGTTTGTTTCCCTCTAAATATATACATATCGGTGGAGATGAGGCTAATAAGGAAAGTTGGAAGAAGTGTCCGAAATGTCAGAGGCGGATGCGTGCGGAAGGATATACGGATGAAGAGGATTTGCAAGGTTATTTTATGAACCGTATTTGTAAATATATTCAAGGTAAAGGCAGGCAGGTGATCGGTTGGGATGAATGGACCAATAGTTGGGTACCTGATGATGCCGTTATTTTTGGGTGGCAAGGTTTAGGGGAAGCAGGTTATAAAGCAGCCCAACAAGGACACCGTTTTGTAATGACTCCATCGAACATATTATATTTGAATTATTATCAAGGCCCCCAGTGGTTTGAACCCAGAACTTACTTTGGCAACAATACATTAAAGAATGTATATGATTATGAACCTGTACAACCGGAATGGGATAAAGCTTCTGCGGAGAAATTAATGGGAGTCCAAGGTTCTATGTGGGCAGAGTTTATGGATAGTCCTAAAAGTGTGGAATATATGGTATTTCCTAGAATTGCAGCATTGGCAGATATTGCATGGGCACAAAAAGATATCAAGGATTGGCAGGGATTCCTGAATAGGTTGGATGTTTTATGTAGGCATTGGGAATATATGAACATTAATTATTCTCACTCTATGTATAATTTGGATCATTTAGTTCGCCCTGAACAAGGAAAACTTAAGGTCGCGTTGTCATGTATCAGGCCTGATGTCGAGATACGATATACAATGGATGATGCAGATCCGACTTCTTCATCTGTACTTTATAAAGATTCGGTTATGATTACCGGGGAAAATACGATCAGAGCTGCGGCATTCAAGGACGGTGAAAGGGTAGGGGAAGTCCTCACTCTGAATCTGGAATGGAATAAAGCTACTGCAAAGAAGGTTATTAATGATAATCCGAATGTATATATGCTTACTAATGGGGTTGAAGGTACGGATAAGCATACTGATTTCGAATGGTGTGGCTGGTATGATCAGGATGTATCTTTTGTACTGGATCTCGGGCAGAAGGAAGATTTTAATAAAATAGAAATCGGCCATGTTGTTAACTATGGGATGGGAGTACATTATCCTGCGTCTATCACGGTTTTGGTTTCAGATGATAATGTTGACTTCCATGAAATTGGTAAAAAAGAATATTCTAGGGATGAAATTTATAAATATGGAATTTTTAGGGATAAAATAGGATTCGAGCAATTGAATGCTGCCGGACGGTTTATACGTTTTGATATTGAAAGTCCGGGAAAAACGCCCGATTTCCATCATCGTGCCGGACAGGGAGCATGGCTCTATTTTGATGAAATAAAAGTGTTTTGA